GAAGGCATGGCCACGGAGCTGTGGCTCAAGGGTAAGGCTATTGGCGGTTCCAGCTCGGTGAATGGGATGGTTTACGTGCGTGGCGCACCTGCCGATTATGACGCCTGGGAGGCGCAGGGATGTGCCGGTTGGGGTTGGCGGGATATGGGCCGACAGTTTGTCGCGATGGAAGATCACCAGCTTGGCAGCTCCGAGTGGCGGGGTGTGGGCGGACCACTGAAGGTAACTGTGCACCCCTCGGGCGATGAGTTGTGCGATGCGATTATCGACGCTGCCGCCCACATCGGTACGGCGACCGTTGCGGATACCAATCATGTGGACTCGGTGACGCAAGGCGGGTTCGGCTATCAGCCGCAAACTACCTGGAAGGGGCAACGCTTCAGCGCGGCGAAGGCGTTTCTTGATCCAGTGCGTGCAAGGCCCAATCTGACGGTGCTGACGGGCACCCATGTACACCGCATACATTTTGAGGGACGCCGTGCCGTCGCGGTGCAGGTGCAAGAGAAAGACGGCGAGCGCCGCATCCGCTGCCAGCGTGAAGTGCTGCTATGCGCTGGCGCTATCGAGTCTCCAAAGCTATTGCAGCTATCTGGCATAGGGCCTGCTCAGCTACTGCATTCTCTGGGCATTCCGCTCATTGAAGATGCGCCGGATGTCGGACGTAATCTGCGTGAGCATGTTTATATCGCCGCGCAGTTCCGAGTCACCCGGGGCAGCTTCAACCATTGCTTCGCCGGACTGGGGCTGGCTCGCTCGGTGCTAAGTTATTTTCTGCGCAAGAAAGGCCCCATGACCCACGCTGCCCATGAAGCAGGCGGCTTCGTAAAAACCCGGCCTGGGCTGGAGCGCCCCGATGCGCAGATCGGGGTAAGCCTGTTTTCAATGGATGGCGACGGCAAGACCGTGGCTATTGATAAACAGCCGGGGATCACCCTCGGCGGGTACTTCATGCACCCGCAAAGCCAGGGTGAGTTACGCATTGAGTCGGCCGACCCGGCGGTGCCGCCAAGAATCGTCGCCAATTACCTCAGTGCCGAAGCGGACCAGACGGCGGCAATATCGCTGCTGAAGTGGATCCGCAAGCTCGCGGCGCAACCGTCGCTCAAGCCTTTCCTGGTTGAAGAACTGACTCCCGGCCCGCAGGTGCAAAGTGACGAAGAAATGCTTGCTGCCTTTCGCCGCTTTGGTCAGACCGCCTATCACGTAGCCGGAACCTGCCGCATGGGCAGTGACGAGCACGCCGTGCTGGATCCTGAGCTCAAAGTGCGCGGGGTTGAAGGTTTGCGCGTGATTGATACATCGGTCATGCCCACGCTGGTATCAGGCAACACCAACGCGCCGGCCATGGCCATCGCCATGCGCGCGGCAGAAATCATCGCTGGTGCGAATCAGCCAGGAGCGAGCGCAGCATGATTATTCCTTTTACCCACCTGAACAAACTCTACATAAACGGCCGCTGGGAAGCGGGTAGTGAAGGCGCTGAAGCGATCATTAACCCAGCCACCGAAGAGGTGATTGGCCATGCGCCGGTGGGTGGCGTGGCCGCTGCCGATGCGGCAATTGCTGCCGCCCGCGAGGCGTTTGATCAGGGCCCGTGGCCCTGGCTGAGCATGGCCGAGCGGGCGGATTATATGCGGCGTATGCACGCTGCACTGGTAAGTCGGCGGGAACAGATTGCTGCGCTTATCGTGGCAGAGGTCGGCTGTTCGCAAATGGTCACTCAGGCCATGCAAGTGGATATGCCGCTGGGGCATGTTCTGAAGGCCATCGACCGATCCCTGGTGACCGAAGCACGGCAGATTCCGGTCGAAGCAGTACCCAATCCGATGAACCCCGGCGGGCCGATGATCCTCGGAAGCGGCAGCATCGAACGCGAACCCGTGGGCGTGGTGTCGGGTATCACTGGCTACAACTTTCCCTTCCTGCTGAACCTGGCCAAGGTCTTTCCGGCGCTGCTGGCAGGCAACACCCTGGTGCTCAAGCCGTCACCCTTTACGCCGTACTCGGCCTTGCTGTTCGGCGAGATTGCCGAGGAAATCGGTTTGCCCAAAGGCGTATTGAATATCGTCACCGGTGGTGTCGAGGTCGGCAGCCTGCTGAGCAGCGATCCGCGGGTGGACCTGGTCTCGTTTACCGGCTCGGAGGCGGTCGGCATCAGCATCATGACCCAGGCAGCTGCCACCTTGAAGCGGGTACACCTGGAGCTGGGCGGCAAGTCTGCGCTGATCGTGCGCGCCGATGCCGACATTCAGGCGGCCGCCATGGGCGCCGTTGCCGGACTGATGATCAATGCTGGGCAAGGTTGTGCGCTACTGACGCGTTTCGTAGTGCACAACTCGGTCCGCGAGCAGTTTGTGCAGTACGCAAAAGCCACTGCCGGTCAATTCAAGGTGGGGGATCCGTCGGATCCGAGCGTGATGATGGGGCCGCTCATTCGCGAATCGCAGCGGGCCAAAGTCGAAGGCTTGATCGCCAGCGGACTTGAGCAAGGCGCCAAGCTGGTATGCGGTGGCGGTCGTCCGGCCGGCCAGGAGAAGGGTTTTTTTGTCGACATCACTCTGTTTGATGACGTCACCAATGACATGACCATCGCCCAGGAAGAGGTCTTTGGTCCGGTTGGGGTTGTGATCGGTTTCGACACCGACGAAGAGGCTATCGCCATTGCCAATGATTCACGCTTTGGGCTCAACGGCGGCGTAATGACCGCCGATGCTGCCGTTGCGTACAAGATGGCCAAACGTATCCGTGCCGGCAGTGTTTACCTCAACGGGGGTGGCGGAACCATGCCCTACGCGCCTATTGGCGGCTTCAAGCGCTCGGGTATAGGTCGTGAGTTCGGACCTGATTGGCTCAATGAATTCACCGAAGAAAAGTCCATTATCTATCCCATCGGGCGCTGAACACTTGACGAGCCCTGGCGCGGCGAGAGTCGACCGATTGAGTCAGGGCAGGCTGTGTACATACAAACAATAAATACAACAAAGTTCGTAGGAGACACCATGCATAAAGCATTCGGCGCAGGTCTGCTCGCTGCCACCCTGGCTTTGGTTGGCTGCAACAATGACGACAACAGTGACAGCAAGGAGGACGATCTTCGCGCGGAAGTGCCGCGTATCGAAGCCGCTGCCGGCGGTGCGGGGGAGGCGGCCCTGGCCGCAGACCTGCAGTTTGCGATGGACAGTGTCGGCTACAGTGAAAAGGAATTCATCCTTTCTGGGACTGCTGTTTCTTACCTGCCAAAGGGCGGGCAGTCGCTCGGTACGGATGGGCAGTGGGACGTCGAAGAGAATGACAGCGCCGCTTACGTCACGCGGGCGGTTGTCTACCAGCCACTGGATGCCGAAGCGTTCAATGGCACTGTTATCATCGAATGGATGAACGTCACCAGCGGGAGCGATTCCAGCCCGGTCTGGACCTATACGCACAACGAATTGATTCGCGAAGGTTATGCACTGATCAGCCTGTCCGCGCAGGCAGCCGGGGGTGGCCAGTACCAAAGCCATGGATTCCGAGCGATATGCCAGTCTGCTGCACCCCGGGGATAACTATTCCTACGACATCTTCTCGCAAGCTGGGCAGGCTGTGCGGGATCACGCTGATGTTCTGCTAAATGGGCTGCGACCCAAGCGGGTGCTGGCGGCAGGGGAGTCGCAATCAGCCTACCGGCTGGTCTCCTATGCCAACGCTGTCCACCCGTTGGTGACTGTCTATGATGGCTACCTGCTGCAAAGCCGCCTGGCCAATGCCGCGCCGCTGGCCACAGCCGATGACGTCTCCGGTTCGACGGAAATTCGCTTAGACCTGGGCGTACCGGTCCTGATGTTCCAGACTGAAACTGATGTCAACGAGGCGACGCGCCAGGCCGATACCTCAACCTACCGGCTCTGGGAAGTCGCCGGAACGGCGCACTTTGACGTGTACGGTGGCGGCATTGGATTGATCGACATGGGCGATGGAGAGGGCGCTTTACTTGCGCTAGAGGCACTATTGGATCCGCCGAGCACGGTGTTCGGCTTCATCAACTGCGACAAACCAATCAATGCCGGTCCGATGAGTTTCGTGCTCAGCGCTGCGGTGCATGCACTCAATGAATGGATCACAACCGGTACGCCACCGGCCTCGGCAGAGACCTTACAAACTATCGACTTCACGCCCTACAGCCCTGGCTATGCGCGCGATGCACAGGGCAATGCCCTCGGTGGCATCCGCACGCCTTTTGTTGATGTGCCGCTAGCGATGTTGAGCGGCACAGACAACAGCGGCGGCGAGGGCTTTTGCCGGCTATTCGGAACTACCGAGCCGCTCAGCGCGGATGAGCTGGACACCTTGTATCCGACGCAGCAGGCCTTCGTCACGGCGTGGACGGCGGCTACCGAGGCGGCGGTGGAAAGGGGCTATATTCGTCCCGTGGATGGGCAAGCGCTTATGGATGCCGCGGGCCGAGTGCAGGTGTTACCTTGAGTTAAATTGAACATAAATCGCATTTATGTTTTTATAAAAAATTCTCTTATAAATCAGTACGAAACATGATTTAGCTTTTGATTTTAAACGAATTATTTAGTTATTCTGCTCAAGCGAAACGTTGGCATCACAACGTAAATTGGAAAATTGCGACGTTTAGCCAACTAAAAATTTACAAAAATGAATTTATTGTTCATTATCGTCTTGTGGCTGAGCCTGACAAAGAGGATAAGAGTATGAGTTCAGATAACATCATTTATCGTGCCGTAGCCGACCGCAGCCGCTGCTGTGGTTATGGCTTATGCGCTTCAATCTGTCCAGAGGTTTACAAGCTCGACGCTGAAGGCCTGGTTTACTTTGACGATGACAAGGTAACTCCAGAGCTGGAAGAGACCGCGCGCGAAGGGGCTGAAGCTTGCCCTGCCGAGGCCATCTGGCTGGAAAAAATCGAAGCTTGAGCGTCGTATTTGCCAGCAGATAATCAAACAGATGGTCGAGGTAGATTGTTATGGGACGTTTGGAAGGCAAAGTTGCGCTCATCACCGGTACCGGTGGCGGGCAGGGTAGGGTTGCAGCGCTGCGTTTTGCTCGTGAGGGCGCGACTGTAGTCGGTTGCGATACCAATGAAGACGAAAACAAGATTACCGCGGATCTGATGGCGCAGGAGGGGTATATCCTTCATGGCTATGCCCCGGTCGATCTGGGTGACCATGAACAGGCGAAAGCCTGGGTCGAGTCTGCCGTAGCCGAGCATGGTCGGATTGATGTTCTTTATAA
This genomic stretch from Halopseudomonas pelagia harbors:
- a CDS encoding aldehyde dehydrogenase family protein: MIIPFTHLNKLYINGRWEAGSEGAEAIINPATEEVIGHAPVGGVAAADAAIAAAREAFDQGPWPWLSMAERADYMRRMHAALVSRREQIAALIVAEVGCSQMVTQAMQVDMPLGHVLKAIDRSLVTEARQIPVEAVPNPMNPGGPMILGSGSIEREPVGVVSGITGYNFPFLLNLAKVFPALLAGNTLVLKPSPFTPYSALLFGEIAEEIGLPKGVLNIVTGGVEVGSLLSSDPRVDLVSFTGSEAVGISIMTQAAATLKRVHLELGGKSALIVRADADIQAAAMGAVAGLMINAGQGCALLTRFVVHNSVREQFVQYAKATAGQFKVGDPSDPSVMMGPLIRESQRAKVEGLIASGLEQGAKLVCGGGRPAGQEKGFFVDITLFDDVTNDMTIAQEEVFGPVGVVIGFDTDEEAIAIANDSRFGLNGGVMTADAAVAYKMAKRIRAGSVYLNGGGGTMPYAPIGGFKRSGIGREFGPDWLNEFTEEKSIIYPIGR
- a CDS encoding ferredoxin, with amino-acid sequence MSSDNIIYRAVADRSRCCGYGLCASICPEVYKLDAEGLVYFDDDKVTPELEETAREGAEACPAEAIWLEKIEA
- a CDS encoding GMC family oxidoreductase, whose product is MNESYDYIIVGAGSAGCVMANRLSANPSISVLLIESGPEHTSPLIAMPRGIGKLLMPGNPHVWDYQASRGEGMATELWLKGKAIGGSSSVNGMVYVRGAPADYDAWEAQGCAGWGWRDMGRQFVAMEDHQLGSSEWRGVGGPLKVTVHPSGDELCDAIIDAAAHIGTATVADTNHVDSVTQGGFGYQPQTTWKGQRFSAAKAFLDPVRARPNLTVLTGTHVHRIHFEGRRAVAVQVQEKDGERRIRCQREVLLCAGAIESPKLLQLSGIGPAQLLHSLGIPLIEDAPDVGRNLREHVYIAAQFRVTRGSFNHCFAGLGLARSVLSYFLRKKGPMTHAAHEAGGFVKTRPGLERPDAQIGVSLFSMDGDGKTVAIDKQPGITLGGYFMHPQSQGELRIESADPAVPPRIVANYLSAEADQTAAISLLKWIRKLAAQPSLKPFLVEELTPGPQVQSDEEMLAAFRRFGQTAYHVAGTCRMGSDEHAVLDPELKVRGVEGLRVIDTSVMPTLVSGNTNAPAMAIAMRAAEIIAGANQPGASAA
- a CDS encoding alpha/beta hydrolase domain-containing protein, which produces MASTKAMDSERYASLLHPGDNYSYDIFSQAGQAVRDHADVLLNGLRPKRVLAAGESQSAYRLVSYANAVHPLVTVYDGYLLQSRLANAAPLATADDVSGSTEIRLDLGVPVLMFQTETDVNEATRQADTSTYRLWEVAGTAHFDVYGGGIGLIDMGDGEGALLALEALLDPPSTVFGFINCDKPINAGPMSFVLSAAVHALNEWITTGTPPASAETLQTIDFTPYSPGYARDAQGNALGGIRTPFVDVPLAMLSGTDNSGGEGFCRLFGTTEPLSADELDTLYPTQQAFVTAWTAATEAAVERGYIRPVDGQALMDAAGRVQVLP
- a CDS encoding alpha/beta hydrolase domain-containing protein; this translates as MHKAFGAGLLAATLALVGCNNDDNSDSKEDDLRAEVPRIEAAAGGAGEAALAADLQFAMDSVGYSEKEFILSGTAVSYLPKGGQSLGTDGQWDVEENDSAAYVTRAVVYQPLDAEAFNGTVIIEWMNVTSGSDSSPVWTYTHNELIREGYALISLSAQAAGGGQYQSHGFRAICQSAAPRG